The Vicinamibacteria bacterium genome includes the window TACGAGCGGCTCAAGGAGGACATCGAGCGCGGGCGACAGATGTACTCCGACCGGGTCGCGACGCACGTCCGTGAGTCGACGAACTATTTCTACGAAGAGCTGGTCCGCATCCTGGCCGGGGGCGACGCAGCCGCCCTTGGTCCCATGTAGCATCCCCCCCCGGCAACCAAAGTGAGCGCCCCGCTCCTCGGGCTCCTGGCCATCCTCGCCGCCGTTCCCGACGTGCCGGCCCCAAACCCGCCCTCCAACTACTGGATCGAGGCGAAGCCGGAAGGGCCGGCCGAGGCTGCCCTTCGCGACGCCCTTGCCCGGGGCGGCTTCGGAGGCCCGGCGGCGGCGGTCGATGCCCTGAGGCAGGTCTCAGCCAGCTACCCGGGGACGGCGGTCTCGGGACTGGCCCAGCTCGCCGCGGGCCTGGCCCTGCTCGAGGGACCGCGGCCCCGGGAGGCCATCCCCTTCTTGACCCACCCCGATGTCCAGCACACCCTTCTCCCCGATCACGCGCTCTTCGCCCTCGGACGGGCCCAGGAAGCCGCCGATCAGCCAACCGAGGCCGCCCAGTCGTATCTGGCCGCCGCCCATGAGGGGCCCAAGACTGCTGTCGCCTGCGCGGCCCTGCTCCGGGCCGCGGACGCTCTCGCGAAGTCGCGCCGGCTCGACCAAGCCGCGGACACTCTCGACCACGCCCTCGTCGCCTGCCCCGACCAGGAGCCGCACGTGATGGAGCGTCTGGGCGAGATCCAGGAAGAGCGCGGGGCCCGCAAGGCGGCGGCCGAAGCCTACGACCGGCTGGACAACGACTACCCGGCCTCGACCCCCGCCCACGACACCGCCCCGCGCCTGCGGGCCTTGGCCTCCGTCTTGCCCGCTCCCGCTCCCGAGCGCCTGGGGCGCGAACTGAGGAAAGCCTGGGCTCTCTCCGAGGCCGGCCGGAATTGGGAGGCGGTCGGTGTCCTCCGGGCGGCCCAGGCCCTAAAGCCCAGCGGCGACGACAGCGAGCTCCTCCACGTCCGTCTGGGCCTGGCCCTCCTGGCTCTCGGACGCTACCGCGAAGCGGAGGCCTCGCTGGCCGGGGTCGGCCCGAAGTCCCCGTACGCAGCGGAGGCGGCCTTCGATTTGGCGAGGCTCAGCGCCCGGGCGGGACCGGCTCTCGATGTCTACGAGTCCGTGGCCGAGCGCTTCCCGGATACGCCCTGGGCGGAGGAGGCTTTGCTCGCGCTCGCTAACCACTACCAGCGGGACGCACGCGACGAGGAGGCGCTGCCTTTCTACCGGCGCCTGCTCGCGGAATACCCCGGGGGCCGCTATGTCGAGCGCGCCACCTGGAGGACGGCGTGGGCCGACTATCGGGCTGGTCGGTACGAGCAGGCCGCCCAGGCCCTGGAGCGTACGGCCCGTCTGCGCCCGCCCGGCACCCCTACCCCCGGCTTCCTCTACTGGGCCGGCCGGTCGCGGGCGGCGCTTGGCCAGACCGAGCGCGCGCGCCTGCTCTTCGAGGAGACGGTCCAGCGCTACAAGTATGCCTACCACGGCATCCGGGCTCGGGAGTGGCTGGCCCGGCTGCCCCCGGCTACCGCCTCCCTCCCCTCCCCGGTCCTGGCCGCGGACGCTCCCGAACCCGGCGAGGGCCTTGGCGAACCCGCGGCCACCCGCGTGCATCAGCTGCTGCTGATCGACCGGCTGGACGAGGCGGAAGAGGAGCTACACGCGCTCCCCTTCTCGCCCAGGGCGGAGGGCACGATCGCTTGGATTGAATGGAGGTGCGGCCGCCTGCGTCCCGCCATCACGGCCATGAAGAGAGCCTGTCCGGAGTGGGTGGGTGAGGCCGGGGACCGCCTACCTCCCGAGGTCTGGCGCATCCTCTTCCCGCTGGGGTTCGGGGACACTCTTCGGGCCAAGGCCGCGGAGGAGGGGCTGGATCCCGCCCTTATGGCCGCCCTCATCCTGCAGGAGTCCACGTTCGACGCCCAAGCCCTGAGCCGCGCGGGGGCGCGTGGCCTCATGCAAGTGATCCCCGCCACCGGCCGCAAGCTGGCCCGGGACCTGGGCGTGCGCTTTCGGAGCGCCGCCCTCCAAAACCCGAAAACGAGTATGGACTTCGGGGCCCGCTACCTCCGGCAGATGATGGACCGCTACGACGGCCAGACGGAGCGCGTGCTGGCCGCCTACAACGCGGGACCACACCGGGTGGACGCCTGGACGGCCTCCCGTCCCGACATGTCGGCGGAGGAGTTCGTGGAGAGCATCCCCTTCACTGAGACGCGTTACTATGTCATGAGCATACTGGCGGCACGGGAGCACTACCGGCGCCTTTACGGACTGGAGATACCCACCCACACCAGCAGCACGGTGGCGGGGGGTGCCCGCCCATGAGTTTTCGCATCGGAGACTTCAAGGAGCAGATCGACCCCGGTATCTTGAAACGCGAGGGGGCGGGCCGCCGCGGCAACGGGCGGGGCCTGGATCAGTTGCGCCCAGTGACCATCACCCCGCGCTTCCTGAAGCACGCCGAGGGCTCCGCCCTCATCGAGGTTGGTGATACCAAGGTGGTATGCACGGTGAGCGTGGAGGACCGGGTCCCGCCCTTCCTAAAAGGCAAGGGCGAGGGCTGGATCACCTCCGAGTACGGCATGCTCCCCCGCGCCACCACCAGCCGCGTCCAGCGGGAGTCCGGCAAGGGCGGGCCCTCCGGCCGCACCCACGAAATCCAGCGCCTCATCGGGCGGTCCCTGCGGGCGGTGGTCGACCTGAAGGCCCTGGGTGAGCGAACCCTCTGGGTGGACTGCGACGTCATTCAGGCCGACGGCGGGACCCGCACCGCCTCCATCACGGGGGCTTTCGTGGCCCTGGTGGAGGCCCTCCGTCACCTGAAGAGGCAAGGCTCCATCCTGGAGCTGCCCGTGACCGACTTCGTGGCCGCCACCTCCGTGGGCAAGGTGGGCAGCGAGATCTTGCTCGACCTCGCCTACGAGGAGGACTCGGTCGCGCAAGTGGACATGAACGTCGTGAAGACGGGACGAGGTC containing:
- a CDS encoding transglycosylase SLT domain-containing protein, translating into MSAPLLGLLAILAAVPDVPAPNPPSNYWIEAKPEGPAEAALRDALARGGFGGPAAAVDALRQVSASYPGTAVSGLAQLAAGLALLEGPRPREAIPFLTHPDVQHTLLPDHALFALGRAQEAADQPTEAAQSYLAAAHEGPKTAVACAALLRAADALAKSRRLDQAADTLDHALVACPDQEPHVMERLGEIQEERGARKAAAEAYDRLDNDYPASTPAHDTAPRLRALASVLPAPAPERLGRELRKAWALSEAGRNWEAVGVLRAAQALKPSGDDSELLHVRLGLALLALGRYREAEASLAGVGPKSPYAAEAAFDLARLSARAGPALDVYESVAERFPDTPWAEEALLALANHYQRDARDEEALPFYRRLLAEYPGGRYVERATWRTAWADYRAGRYEQAAQALERTARLRPPGTPTPGFLYWAGRSRAALGQTERARLLFEETVQRYKYAYHGIRAREWLARLPPATASLPSPVLAADAPEPGEGLGEPAATRVHQLLLIDRLDEAEEELHALPFSPRAEGTIAWIEWRCGRLRPAITAMKRACPEWVGEAGDRLPPEVWRILFPLGFGDTLRAKAAEEGLDPALMAALILQESTFDAQALSRAGARGLMQVIPATGRKLARDLGVRFRSAALQNPKTSMDFGARYLRQMMDRYDGQTERVLAAYNAGPHRVDAWTASRPDMSAEEFVESIPFTETRYYVMSILAAREHYRRLYGLEIPTHTSSTVAGGARP
- the rph gene encoding ribonuclease PH: MSFRIGDFKEQIDPGILKREGAGRRGNGRGLDQLRPVTITPRFLKHAEGSALIEVGDTKVVCTVSVEDRVPPFLKGKGEGWITSEYGMLPRATTSRVQRESGKGGPSGRTHEIQRLIGRSLRAVVDLKALGERTLWVDCDVIQADGGTRTASITGAFVALVEALRHLKRQGSILELPVTDFVAATSVGKVGSEILLDLAYEEDSVAQVDMNVVKTGRGRFVEVQGTAEDTPFTDEELRDLLAAADKGIKELIALQKKILGEVELKKA